One window of Halopelagius longus genomic DNA carries:
- a CDS encoding energy-coupling factor ABC transporter ATP-binding protein, with translation MIAVRNLTHRYGDATAVDDVSLTVEDGSFVLLAGANGSGKTTLVRHFNGLLSPDEGTVEVNGRPVAEDLVAARTAVGMVFQDPRDGFVASTVRADVAFGPENLGLDRAEIRRRVESALEAVRMADRGDARIEELSGGERERVAIAGALAMEPDHLVLDEPFTGLDWPARTAVLDRLQHLRDSGTGVVVVTHDLRDVSALADRTVVMSDGRVELDATDPSPDRLRELGVRPPPETESESETARESRTTSESETATDDAPGRRANERR, from the coding sequence ATGATCGCCGTCCGCAATCTGACCCACCGCTACGGCGACGCGACGGCCGTCGACGACGTGAGCCTGACCGTCGAAGACGGGTCGTTCGTCCTGCTCGCGGGGGCGAACGGGTCCGGGAAGACGACGCTGGTCCGTCACTTCAACGGCCTCCTCTCGCCGGACGAGGGGACCGTCGAGGTGAACGGCCGCCCCGTCGCGGAGGACTTGGTGGCCGCCCGAACCGCCGTCGGGATGGTGTTTCAGGACCCCCGCGACGGGTTCGTCGCTTCGACGGTGCGGGCGGACGTGGCGTTCGGCCCCGAGAACCTCGGCCTCGACAGGGCGGAGATACGTCGACGCGTCGAGTCGGCGTTGGAGGCCGTCCGCATGGCCGACCGGGGCGACGCCCGCATCGAGGAACTGTCCGGCGGCGAACGCGAACGCGTCGCCATCGCGGGCGCGTTGGCGATGGAACCGGACCACCTCGTGTTGGACGAACCGTTCACCGGCCTCGACTGGCCCGCGCGGACGGCCGTCCTCGACAGACTACAACACCTCCGCGACTCGGGCACCGGCGTCGTCGTCGTCACCCACGACCTGCGGGACGTGTCGGCACTCGCAGATCGGACGGTGGTGATGTCCGACGGCCGAGTCGAACTCGACGCGACGGACCCCTCCCCCGACCGCCTGCGGGAACTCGGCGTGCGTCCGCCGCCCGAAACCGAATCGGAGTCGGAGACGGCACGGGAGTCGAGGACGACGAGTGAGTCGGAGACGGCGACGGACGACGCGCCGGGCCGACGCGCGAACGAGCGACGATGA
- a CDS encoding energy-coupling factor transporter transmembrane component T family protein: MISYAPGDSPAHRLDPRTKLGFQAAFALAAFAHTTPRGLAVLTVVALGVLAASRTPLLGTVRAYRAFLPFLVAGPLLAAVTLRPPYVVPEAAVYPALSSYRVVLVLLVSTAYIRTTPVRDSRAAIQRVVPGRVGVLLGAGVGFVLRFLPLLKRDLTTIRSAMDARLGDRRGLYERIRLIAETGLRRLFLRSDRFALALQARCFAWNPTLPELSFSRADVAGLAATAALVAAAFV, encoded by the coding sequence ATGATATCGTACGCGCCCGGCGACTCCCCGGCCCACCGACTCGACCCGCGGACGAAACTCGGCTTTCAGGCGGCGTTCGCACTCGCGGCGTTCGCGCACACGACGCCACGCGGACTCGCCGTCCTGACCGTCGTCGCCCTCGGCGTCCTCGCGGCGTCGCGGACGCCCCTCCTCGGGACGGTGCGGGCGTACCGGGCGTTTCTCCCCTTCCTCGTCGCCGGTCCTCTCTTGGCGGCGGTGACGCTCCGACCCCCTTACGTCGTCCCCGAGGCGGCCGTCTACCCGGCGCTTTCGAGTTACCGCGTCGTCCTCGTCCTCCTCGTGAGCACCGCGTACATTCGGACGACGCCGGTGCGGGACTCCCGGGCGGCCATCCAACGCGTCGTCCCCGGGCGCGTCGGCGTCCTCCTCGGGGCGGGCGTGGGGTTCGTCCTCCGCTTTCTCCCCCTCCTGAAGCGCGATCTGACGACGATTCGCTCGGCGATGGACGCGCGACTCGGCGACCGGCGCGGACTCTACGAACGGATACGCCTCATCGCGGAGACGGGCCTCCGACGCCTGTTCCTCCGGTCGGACCGGTTCGCCCTCGCGCTACAGGCCCGGTGTTTCGCGTGGAACCCGACGCTCCCGGAACTCTCCTTCTCGCGGGCGGACGTCGCCGGCCTCGCGGCGACGGCGGCGCTAGTCGCCGCGGCGTTCGTCTAA